The genomic stretch GCGATGTTGGCGAGGGTGCTCGTCAGGTTGCCGAGTTCGACGTGGTCGCAGGCGCCCTTGACCGCGCCGCACTCGGTGTGGCCCAGCACCACGATCACCTTCGAGCCAGCCGCAGCCGTCGCGAACTCCAGCGAGCCGAGGATGTCGGTGTTGACGAAGTTGCCCGCCACGCGCGCCGAGAAGATGTCGCCGACGCCCTTGTCGAAGATGATCTCGTGCGGCACGCGGCTGTCGATGCAGCCCAGGATGGCCGCCATCGGGAACTGGCCGCCCGCCGTCTCGCGGACCTGGCCGAGGAAGTCACGGGAGACGGGAGTTCCGGCGAGGAAGCGCTCGTTGCCGTCCTTCAAGGCCTGAAGGACGTCCATCGGGGTCAGGGCGGCCTGCGTCTCCGCCGTCAGCGCGATGGCGGGGTCACGCTCGCTCGCCAGCGTGGACGTCTGCGCACAGGCTGTCGTGCCGACGAGGAGGAGCGCGAGGAGGGGGAGGGTATGGAAGAATCGGGAGGTCATGACGGAAAGGGGTGGGCGCACTCCGGCCGGAGCGCGAGGGTTGTGCCGGTCGACACGAGGGGACACCCGTGCCGACCGGCACGGGCAGGAATACCACAGGCGGACGCCTCGCCTCCGAGCGCACGACTCAGGGCAACGGCATCCTGGGGAAGGGCTGCGACGTGCGAGCCCGGGCCTAGCGCGGGGGCGGGACCGGCGGAACCGCCCGTCGTGTCGCGGCGGTGATCGACGCGGAGCGCACCACGCCCTGCTGGGTCGATGCCAGCAGCCGGTCAGAGTCGACCGCTTCCTCTTCTTCGGCCTCCTCGAACGACACGTCACCCGGCAACGGGGTGTCGCTCGTGACGGGCACCTCCACGGCGACCGGGTCCACCTCGCCTGTCCACACGAGCACCCCTCCACCGATGGCGGCGAGGAGCGTGAGGACGAGCAGAGGAATCCAGCGCTTCATGGAAGGGCTTCAAGCCCTCAACCGTATCCTCGTTCCAACGACCTTTCCGGCTTCGCCGTCCCTTCGAACATGACTCGTCCTCCCACCGGCCTCGGCGCCGACGCTCGCCTCCGACACGAACTGGTCGCCCTCCTGCGTGGGGGTCAGGCCCACGTGGGTCTGCACGCCCTCGACGGCCTCCCGCCCGAGCGCGTCAACGAGCGCGTCGACGGCCTCCCCCACTCGCTGTGGGACCTTCTCGAACACCTTCGCTTCTCCCAGGCCGACATCCTGGAGTACGCCGTCGACCCCGGCTACCAGAAGAAAGACTGGCCGGATGCCTACTGGCCAGACTGGGAGGCTCAGCCGGTCGAGTGGGACGCCGCGCTCACCAACTTCCGCGCCGACCTCGACGCGCTGGTGCGCCTGGCCGAGACCGCCGACCTCACGGCCGAGTTGCCGCACGCGCCCGGCTACACGATGCTCCGCCAGATCCTGGTCGCGGCCGACCACAACGCGCACCACCTGGGGCAGGTCGTGAGCCTGCGGCGCCAGTTGGGGCTGTGGCCGCCGGGCTGACGCCCCGCAGGGGGGCGTGTGGCGATAGGTTCTGTCCGTCTCCCCTCTCGCCCATGCCCCGCCTCGCTCTCCTCCTCGCCCTCCTTGCCGTCGCCGCGAACGCCCAGCCGGCGGTGCCTCTCGCCATCGACTACGCCATCGACGGGACGGCGTCCTACGACCCGGCGATCCCGACGCCCGAGGACGTGCTCGGCTACACGATCGGCGAGCGGCACACGCGGCCCGAGGAGGTCGTCCGCTACGTCGAGGCCGTCGCGGCGGCGTCGCCGCGCGTGGCGCTCGGCTTCCACGGGACGACGTATGAAGGGCGGCGGCTGGTCCACGCCATCGTCACGACGCCCGCCAACCACGCCCGGCTGGACGCCATCCAGGCCGCCAACGTCCGCCTGAGCGAGGACCCGGGCAGCGTCTCCGACGCCGAGCTCGCCGCGATGCCGATCGTGGTCTACCAGGGGTACTCGGTGCACGGCAACGAGGCGTCCGGGACCGAGGCGGCGCTCGTGTGGCTCTACCACCTCGCTGCGGCGCAGGGGCCGGAGATCGACCGCCAGTTGGCCGAGGCGGTGGTCCTCCTCGATCCGATGCTCAACCCCGATGGCCGCGACCGCTTCGTGGACTGGGTGAACGGCTGGCGCGGCACCACGCCCGTGGCCGACGGCGCCGACCGCGAGCACCGCGAGGTCTGGCCCGCCGGACGCACCAACCACTACTTCTTCGACATCAACCGCGACTGGCTGCCGACGGAGTTGCGCGAGAGCCGCGGCCGGATGGCGTGGTGGCACACGTGGCGCCCCCAGATCTCGACCGACCACCACGAGATGGGGCCCGAGGCGACGTTCTTCTTCCAGCCCGGCATCCCGTCCCGCAACAATCCCAACACGCCCGCGGCGACCGTGGAGCTGACCGGCGCCATCGCCACGTATCACGCTGCCGAGCTGGACCGCATCGGAAGCCTCTACTACTCCGAGGAGAGCTTCGACGACTTTTACTACGGCAAGGGCTCGACGTACCCGGACATCAACGGCGCGGTCGGCATCCTCTTCGAGCAGGCGTCGAGCCGGGCGCTGCTGCGCGACACGGACGAGAACGGGCGGCTGACGTATGCCTTCACGGTCCGCAACCAGCTCGCGACCTCGGTCTCGACGCTCCGCGCCGCCGTCGCCCTCCGCGACCGGATGCTGCGCCACATGCGCGGCTTCTACGCGGACGGGCTGAACGGCGCCTACGTGATCGCCCTCGACCGGCACCGGACGCGCGGGCAGGCGCTCGCCCAGACGCTGGCCCGAAGCCGCGTCCGCGTCCACGCCCCCGCCGAGGCGGTCCGCGTGGACGGGCGGACGGTCCAGCCGGGCGACGCGCTCGTGGTGCCACTCGACCAGCCGCAGGGGCGCCTCGTGCGCGCGGCCATGGAGCGGACGCTGACCTACACCGACAGCCTCTTCTACGACGTCTCGGCGTGGACCTTCCCGCTCGCCTACGGCGCCGAGGTGGCCGAGATGGCCCGCTCTCCCCGCCTCGGCGCCGAGGTGGACGTGGTGATGGACGGCGGGCGGCTCGTCGGCGGCCGGGCGGACGTGGCGTATGCCATCCGCTGGGACCGCTACTTCGCCCCCCGCGCGCTGGCACGGATCCAGGCCACCGGTGCCCGCGTGCGGCTGGCGCAGTCGCCCTTCGAGGCCCCGTCCGGCGGGGCGGTGCAGCGGTTCGACCGCGGGACGCTGATCGTGGCGGTCCGCCAGTCCGGCGTCGACGCCGAGGCGGTTCATGCGGCCGTGCGGGAGGCTGTCGCCGAAGACCACGTCGAGGTGCTTGCGCTCGCGTCGGGTTCCACACCCTCGGGCGCGGACCTGGGGAGTCGTTCGTGGCCGGTCCTGCAGGCGCCGCGCATCGCGCTGCTGGCGGGCGAGGGCACGTCGCCCTACGGAGTAGGCGAGGTGTGGCACCTGCTCTCGGAGCGCTTCGGGCAGCCGGTCTCGCTGATCGACCCGGCGGCGCTGCCGTCGCTCGACGGCTACACGACCCTGATCCTGGCCGAGGGCGGCTACGGATCGCTCGACTCGACGGCCACGGCGCGCGTCCGCGCCTGGGTGCGCGGCGGGGGCGTGCTGATCGGCATCCAGGGCGGCGCGCGGTGGGCGGCGCGGGAGGGCTTCCTGGCCGCCCCCCTCCGCGACACGCCGGCCGACTCGACGCGCTACGACTACGCCGACCGCGACGCGGCACGCGGTGCGCAGGCTCTCGGCGGCTCCATCCTCGACCTGACGCTCGATCCCACGCACCCGCTCACGTACGGCTACGGGCCGTCCGTCGCCGTCTTCAAGTCGGGCACGGCGCTGTTCGAGCCCGCCGAGGCGGGAGCCAGCACCGACGTAGGCGTCTACGCTGCGACGCCGATGCTGAGCGGCTACGCGTCGCGGCAGACCCTGGCCCGCCTGCCGGGTGCCGCCGGGCTCAAGGCGGGGCGCCTCGGCGCCGGGCGCGTCGTGCTGATGGACTTCAACCCGGCCTTCCGCGCCTTCTGGTACGGCACCGACGGGCTGCTGCTCAACGCGGTCTACCTGGGCGGGACGTTCTGAAGCCCGGTGGCCTGGGCGGAGGGTGGCGCGCTCTACCCTCCGCTCATCAGGGCCGCCAGCGCGCCTGCGAGCGCGAGCAGCGCCGCCGCGATCGCGACCACGATGGAGGCCTTCGGACCCGCCGGAGCGTCCTCAGGCAGGATCACCTCCTCGACACGGACCGCCCCCGAGGCGCCGTACACCTCGCCGATGACTCGGAGCGTCTCGTACGCGACCCGCTGGCGGTCGGCACGGGTCGGCGTCGAGGGCCACTCGCGGCGCCACATCGTCGTGGCATCGTCCCAGCCGCGAGCGCGGAGGGCCTCCTCCTGCTCCGGCGAGAGCTGCGCTTCCGGCGGCAGGTCCTCGTTGCCGACGATGTCGGCGGTGAGCCCCTCGCTGCCACGGTCCGCCCAGAACTCGGCGTAGAGCCCGTCTCGTCCGTCGACCGAGACCACGACCGCGCTGGTCCCCCGGTGCGCGTAGATCGTGTCGAGGGCGTCGAGCAGGGCGTCGAGGTCGGCCATGGCGCTAGTTGAGGCTGGGGGCGCCTCCGCCCGCGCCGTCACCGCTCGGGCCGGAGGGCGTCTCGGGGGCGTAGTCGAGCAGGCGGAGCGGACGCTCCTGCAAGCCCTCGGCCATTCGCTTCAGCT from Rubrivirga sp. SAORIC476 encodes the following:
- a CDS encoding DinB family protein is translated as MTRPPTGLGADARLRHELVALLRGGQAHVGLHALDGLPPERVNERVDGLPHSLWDLLEHLRFSQADILEYAVDPGYQKKDWPDAYWPDWEAQPVEWDAALTNFRADLDALVRLAETADLTAELPHAPGYTMLRQILVAADHNAHHLGQVVSLRRQLGLWPPG
- a CDS encoding carbonic anhydrase family protein: MTSRFFHTLPLLALLLVGTTACAQTSTLASERDPAIALTAETQAALTPMDVLQALKDGNERFLAGTPVSRDFLGQVRETAGGQFPMAAILGCIDSRVPHEIIFDKGVGDIFSARVAGNFVNTDILGSLEFATAAAGSKVIVVLGHTECGAVKGACDHVELGNLTSTLANIAPAVYAVGDLIPGERSSANKDYVQAVAHENVEMTVRNMVERSPVMHGLVEEGKLIVIGAMHDVATGEVLFMEESMITAETL
- a CDS encoding M14 family zinc carboxypeptidase, producing MPRLALLLALLAVAANAQPAVPLAIDYAIDGTASYDPAIPTPEDVLGYTIGERHTRPEEVVRYVEAVAAASPRVALGFHGTTYEGRRLVHAIVTTPANHARLDAIQAANVRLSEDPGSVSDAELAAMPIVVYQGYSVHGNEASGTEAALVWLYHLAAAQGPEIDRQLAEAVVLLDPMLNPDGRDRFVDWVNGWRGTTPVADGADREHREVWPAGRTNHYFFDINRDWLPTELRESRGRMAWWHTWRPQISTDHHEMGPEATFFFQPGIPSRNNPNTPAATVELTGAIATYHAAELDRIGSLYYSEESFDDFYYGKGSTYPDINGAVGILFEQASSRALLRDTDENGRLTYAFTVRNQLATSVSTLRAAVALRDRMLRHMRGFYADGLNGAYVIALDRHRTRGQALAQTLARSRVRVHAPAEAVRVDGRTVQPGDALVVPLDQPQGRLVRAAMERTLTYTDSLFYDVSAWTFPLAYGAEVAEMARSPRLGAEVDVVMDGGRLVGGRADVAYAIRWDRYFAPRALARIQATGARVRLAQSPFEAPSGGAVQRFDRGTLIVAVRQSGVDAEAVHAAVREAVAEDHVEVLALASGSTPSGADLGSRSWPVLQAPRIALLAGEGTSPYGVGEVWHLLSERFGQPVSLIDPAALPSLDGYTTLILAEGGYGSLDSTATARVRAWVRGGGVLIGIQGGARWAAREGFLAAPLRDTPADSTRYDYADRDAARGAQALGGSILDLTLDPTHPLTYGYGPSVAVFKSGTALFEPAEAGASTDVGVYAATPMLSGYASRQTLARLPGAAGLKAGRLGAGRVVLMDFNPAFRAFWYGTDGLLLNAVYLGGTF